A single region of the Vicia villosa cultivar HV-30 ecotype Madison, WI linkage group LG4, Vvil1.0, whole genome shotgun sequence genome encodes:
- the LOC131597460 gene encoding uncharacterized protein LOC131597460: protein MEEEILSTLIQFYDSLYHCFTFSDYQLLPTLEEYSTITGLPITGRIPFNGLEQDPKPCDIAKSTHLRKKEVEKNMVTKGGLPGLPAKFLIEKALTFSQERKEEDFEVVFALLVYGLFLFPNINNFVNMNAIKIFMKKNHVPTLLGDTYYSIHLSNSYGKGMVTCCTPLLYKWYISHLPDTSEFWSQKEGLKWSHKIMTLTNIEIVWTNNRFCRMKTLDCCGDFPNVPLIGTKGAISYSPVLAHRQFGFPMDKRPRSNLLDGLFLEERVKNKEFRERIANAWHPSHRREIKDWKTKGDLSPEPFDSWVTARAAEMRMPILPGTFVPPIRSIFHPL from the coding sequence ATGGAAGAAGAAATCCTCTCCACTTTGATCCAATTCTATGACTCATTgtatcattgcttcaccttttcTGATTATCAACTATTACCTACCTTGGAAGAGTATTCAACCATCACTGGGTTGCCTATTACTGGAAGAATTCCTTTCAATGGTTTAGAACAAGATCCCAAGCCTTGTGATATTGCAAAATCCACTCATTTAAGAAagaaagaagttgaaaagaaCATGGTTACTAAGGGAGGATTACCTGGATTACCTGCTAAGTTCTTAATTGAGAAAGCTCTCACCTTTTcacaagaaagaaaggaagaagactttgaaGTTGTTTTTGCCTTGTTGGTGTATGGATTGttcttgttccctaacattaacaacTTTGTTAATATGAATGCCATCAAGATATTTATGAAGAAGAATCATGTTCCTACCTTACTTGGGGACACTTACTATTCTATTCATCTCAGTAATTCCTATGGAAAGGGAATGGTTACTTGTTGTACTCCTTTGTTATACAAGTGGTACATATCTCATCTGCCTGACACCTCTGAATTCTGGAGCCAGAAAGAAGGATTGAAATGGTCACACAAGATCATGACTCTTACCAATATtgagattgtttggacaaacaaTCGCTTCTGTAGAATGAAGACTTTGGACTGCTGTGGTGATTTCCCTAATGTGCCCCTCATTGGTACAAAAGGAGCAATCAGCTATAGCCCCGTGTTGGCTCATCGTCAATTTGGATTTCCTATGGACAAAAGACCAAGGAGCAATCTATTGGATGGGTTATTTCTGGAAGAAAGAGTTAAAAACAAAGAGTTTAGAGAAAGGATTGCTAATGCTTGGCATCCAAGTCATAGAAGAGAAATCAAAGATTGGAAAACCAAGGGGGATCTCTCTCCTGAACCCTTTGATAGTTGGGTCACTGCCAGAGCTGCTGAAATGAGAATGCCTATTCTCCCTGGAACATTTGTACCTCCAATTAGGAGTATATTCCACCCATTGTAG